The following proteins are encoded in a genomic region of Sorangiineae bacterium MSr12523:
- a CDS encoding type I polyketide synthase, whose amino-acid sequence MNQEMLLRQTLEKSLHKIQRLHHEVERLKTSSREPIAIVSMACRYPGGVDNPSKLWELLSEGRDAIGPFPEGRGWDREGLYDPDPDAPGKVVTRQGGFLYDADRFDPTFFGISPREAERMDPQQRLLLECAWEALERAGTVPHSLEGSATGVFIGLLYGDYGGRLLSQLDLFDGYVLTGTFGSVGSGRIAYTLGLKGPAVTVDTACSSSLVTVHLACASLRAGECDLALAGGATVMATPMAFIEFSRQRGMAPDGRCKAFGAGANGIGASEGCGMLVLKRLSDAERDGDRVLAVIRGSAVNQDGRSHGLTAPNGPSQQDVIRRALTNAGLEAHDIDVVEAHGTGTPLGDPIEAQALLATYGQSHTAERPLWLGSIKSNIGHTQGAAGVAGLMKLVLALEHGELPRTLHADPPSRHVDWSRGGVELLQRAVPWPRSDRPRRGAVSSFGVSGTNAHVILEEAPAAAVAVPPADVALLPLLLSGHDETALRAQAGRLAEHLRSHPELCPIELAASLALRRSHFAQRLAISVHAETTTEGLTVAFAEFASGGAAPAGARMGRVEAAAGRVAILFTGQGSQRTGMGRRLYASHETFRAALDAVCTHMDPHLERPLKEVLFAEPPTREAQLLERTEWAQPALFALEVALYRQWEAWGVRGHALLGHSVGEIVAAHVAGILDLSDACALVAARGRLMQRLPSGGAMAALEATEEETLPLLQAEDGRVSLAAVNGPAQIVISGDEASVDAVCAQAKALGRRAKRLQVGHAFHSARMEPMLASFEQVARSLTYRAPRIPVASNVTGALTRHEEMATAEYWIRQVREPVRFADGVRALVAAGVRTFVECGPDPVLVALAAECAAQDGVEGASFIPSLRKDRDEVESLVRAVGTLHVRGHALDWGNVFAGIGGRNVDLPTYAFQRQRYWLDTPPGSAALQSAGMLDVGHPWLTAALRLADRDAYVLSGRLSTAEHPWVLDHVVAGAALLAGTAFVDLAWAVAGAVTGSTVAELALTTPLALPERGAVLLQVTVEPPDASGRRSFAIHSRPDERDGPAWSQHAMGILAPAAPMPLADVDLTAWPPADAQSLPIEGEYERLALRGYAYGPAFRGVRGSWRAGRTLYARVTLPDTVVATASRFGLHPALFDAAVQALTRAASQETTSGDELVLPFAWTDLALHRAGATDLWARIELDEAGEGAPMVASMLLADPSGRVVATTGAVRGAPIDPRWAKAGTRTEPLYQLAWNEVALAETEWLPDEHVVLAGNGQLAIVLGTGNAPTPRRLVLDLTAQDDGAVVSTAHRLAGEVVASLQSWLAEPRMQTTEFVVVTRGAVAAAPDDRVDGLAASTVWGLLRSARMEHPGRTIRVVDAGIEDLESQASLLRRAIAAHAEPELALRAHRAHAPRVRALADGVEGIAPVRWAGLDPNGTVLITGGTGELGREVAHHAVTAYGARHVVLTSRRGGDAPDAGGLAEALRLAGAESVQNVACDMGDAAAVANLVAALEAERPLTAVFHLAGLLDDGVLTHLTPERLERVLQPKVDGAWHLHEATKGASLSAFVLFSSAAGTLGSAGQGNYAAANVFLDAFASFLRARGVPAKSLAWGLWEQGGLGMTAHLAAADLARMKREGMLPMPVSHGLRLLDRALDRTEATLIPAKLDLAAMQRAATKARHVPSEASVLRARLVALSAAERRTALIEIVRTEVALALQLPSPAGILLDKPLKDWGLDSLMSVELRNRLGARIGSTLPATLAFDYPTPRAIAAHLEALLDIPATKVRAVETPRASKAVATIDPISVQHIDDDALLKLAFESTGEPQ is encoded by the coding sequence ATGAATCAAGAAATGCTTTTGCGGCAGACGCTCGAGAAGAGCCTGCACAAGATCCAGCGCCTCCATCACGAAGTCGAACGGCTCAAAACGAGCTCACGCGAGCCGATCGCGATCGTGTCGATGGCGTGCCGGTATCCGGGAGGCGTGGATAACCCGAGCAAGCTCTGGGAGCTGCTGTCGGAAGGGCGCGATGCGATCGGCCCGTTCCCCGAAGGGCGCGGGTGGGACCGCGAAGGCTTGTACGACCCCGACCCCGATGCACCCGGCAAAGTGGTCACGCGGCAAGGGGGCTTTCTATACGACGCGGATCGCTTCGATCCGACGTTCTTCGGGATCAGTCCGCGTGAGGCCGAGCGGATGGATCCGCAGCAGCGGCTCTTGCTGGAATGCGCATGGGAAGCCCTGGAGCGCGCGGGAACGGTGCCGCACTCGCTCGAGGGGAGTGCGACGGGCGTGTTCATCGGGCTGCTGTACGGCGACTACGGCGGGAGGCTCCTGTCGCAGTTGGACTTGTTCGATGGGTACGTCCTGACGGGGACCTTCGGGAGCGTCGGCTCGGGTCGGATCGCGTACACGCTGGGCCTGAAAGGGCCTGCGGTGACCGTGGACACCGCGTGCTCGTCGTCGCTGGTGACCGTGCACCTTGCATGCGCGTCGCTGCGCGCCGGTGAGTGCGATTTGGCGCTGGCCGGAGGCGCGACGGTGATGGCGACACCCATGGCGTTCATCGAATTCAGCCGGCAGCGGGGGATGGCGCCCGATGGCCGGTGCAAGGCGTTCGGAGCCGGCGCCAACGGAATCGGTGCATCCGAAGGGTGCGGAATGCTGGTCTTGAAGCGGCTCTCGGACGCCGAGCGCGATGGAGATCGCGTGCTCGCGGTGATCCGAGGGTCGGCGGTGAATCAGGACGGGCGGAGCCATGGGCTGACGGCGCCCAATGGTCCGAGCCAGCAGGACGTGATCCGGCGCGCGCTGACCAACGCGGGGCTGGAGGCGCACGACATCGACGTGGTGGAGGCGCACGGAACGGGGACGCCGCTGGGCGATCCGATCGAGGCGCAGGCGCTGCTGGCGACGTACGGCCAGTCGCACACCGCGGAGCGGCCGCTGTGGCTCGGCTCGATCAAGTCGAACATCGGGCACACGCAAGGTGCCGCCGGTGTGGCTGGGTTGATGAAACTGGTGCTCGCTCTGGAGCACGGCGAGCTGCCGCGGACGTTGCACGCCGATCCCCCTTCGCGCCACGTCGATTGGTCGCGAGGGGGCGTCGAGCTGCTTCAGCGCGCGGTGCCGTGGCCCCGCTCGGACCGACCGCGCCGTGGCGCCGTGTCGTCGTTCGGCGTGAGCGGCACCAACGCGCACGTGATCCTCGAAGAGGCGCCCGCTGCCGCCGTCGCAGTGCCGCCGGCGGACGTCGCTCTCCTTCCACTGCTGCTCTCGGGCCACGACGAGACAGCCTTGCGCGCGCAGGCCGGACGCTTGGCCGAGCACCTTCGCTCGCACCCCGAGCTGTGCCCCATCGAGCTGGCGGCGAGCCTCGCCCTGCGCAGGTCCCACTTCGCCCAGCGGCTCGCGATTTCGGTGCACGCGGAAACGACGACCGAGGGGCTGACCGTCGCGTTCGCGGAATTCGCATCCGGAGGCGCTGCGCCGGCCGGCGCGCGGATGGGGCGCGTGGAAGCTGCGGCAGGTCGCGTGGCCATCCTGTTCACCGGCCAAGGAAGCCAGCGCACGGGGATGGGGCGCCGGCTCTACGCGAGCCACGAGACGTTTCGCGCGGCCTTGGACGCCGTGTGCACGCACATGGATCCGCATCTGGAGCGCCCTCTGAAAGAGGTCCTCTTCGCCGAGCCGCCCACCCGTGAAGCGCAACTTCTGGAACGAACGGAGTGGGCGCAGCCGGCTCTTTTTGCGCTGGAGGTTGCGCTCTATCGGCAATGGGAGGCGTGGGGCGTGCGCGGACATGCCCTGCTCGGACACAGCGTCGGCGAAATCGTGGCGGCACACGTCGCGGGGATTCTGGACCTCTCCGACGCATGCGCCTTGGTGGCCGCGCGCGGGCGGTTGATGCAACGGCTGCCGAGTGGGGGCGCCATGGCGGCCCTGGAGGCGACCGAAGAAGAGACATTGCCGCTCTTGCAAGCCGAGGATGGGCGGGTCTCGTTGGCCGCGGTGAACGGGCCCGCGCAGATCGTGATCAGCGGGGACGAAGCATCGGTCGACGCGGTGTGCGCGCAGGCGAAGGCGTTGGGCCGCCGTGCGAAGCGCCTGCAGGTGGGCCACGCGTTCCACTCGGCGCGCATGGAGCCCATGCTGGCATCGTTCGAACAGGTCGCTCGAAGCCTCACGTACCGCGCGCCGCGCATCCCGGTGGCGAGCAACGTAACGGGCGCGCTGACTCGCCACGAGGAGATGGCCACGGCGGAGTACTGGATCCGGCAGGTGCGCGAGCCTGTGCGATTCGCCGATGGCGTTCGCGCGCTGGTCGCCGCCGGCGTTCGAACCTTTGTCGAGTGTGGGCCCGACCCGGTGCTCGTTGCCTTGGCAGCTGAATGCGCCGCGCAGGACGGCGTGGAGGGGGCCAGCTTCATTCCGAGTCTGCGCAAGGATCGCGACGAAGTCGAATCACTGGTTCGGGCCGTGGGAACGCTCCACGTCCGCGGGCACGCGCTCGACTGGGGGAATGTCTTTGCAGGCATCGGCGGGAGAAACGTCGACTTGCCGACCTACGCCTTTCAGCGACAACGCTACTGGCTCGACACCCCACCAGGAAGCGCCGCGCTGCAGAGCGCCGGCATGCTCGACGTCGGCCACCCATGGTTGACGGCAGCGCTGCGTCTGGCCGATCGCGATGCGTACGTGCTCAGCGGCCGGCTGTCGACCGCGGAGCATCCGTGGGTGCTGGACCACGTCGTGGCCGGTGCCGCACTGCTTGCGGGCACCGCGTTCGTCGATCTTGCGTGGGCGGTCGCCGGCGCGGTGACAGGAAGCACCGTTGCGGAGTTGGCGCTGACCACGCCGTTGGCGCTGCCGGAACGCGGAGCAGTGCTCCTTCAGGTCACCGTCGAGCCGCCCGACGCGAGCGGCAGGCGCTCCTTCGCGATCCATAGCCGCCCCGATGAACGCGATGGCCCGGCGTGGTCGCAACACGCAATGGGGATCCTCGCTCCGGCGGCGCCCATGCCCTTGGCCGACGTGGACCTCACGGCGTGGCCTCCCGCCGATGCGCAGTCGCTGCCGATCGAGGGGGAGTACGAACGGCTCGCGCTTCGAGGTTACGCGTACGGTCCGGCATTTCGTGGTGTGCGCGGGTCGTGGCGTGCGGGGCGCACGCTGTATGCGCGGGTCACGTTGCCGGACACGGTCGTCGCCACGGCGTCGCGTTTCGGTTTGCATCCCGCGCTGTTCGACGCCGCCGTGCAGGCCCTGACCCGCGCCGCGAGCCAGGAAACGACCTCCGGCGACGAGCTCGTTCTCCCATTTGCTTGGACGGATCTGGCCCTTCACCGAGCGGGGGCGACCGATCTGTGGGCGCGCATCGAATTGGACGAGGCCGGCGAGGGCGCTCCGATGGTCGCGTCGATGTTGCTCGCCGATCCCTCGGGACGGGTCGTCGCGACCACGGGAGCCGTGCGCGGGGCGCCGATCGACCCTCGCTGGGCGAAGGCCGGCACCCGGACGGAGCCGCTGTACCAACTTGCGTGGAACGAGGTGGCGCTGGCCGAAACCGAATGGCTCCCGGACGAGCACGTCGTGCTCGCGGGCAATGGGCAGCTGGCCATCGTGTTGGGCACGGGGAACGCACCGACACCGCGAAGGCTCGTGCTCGATCTCACGGCACAGGACGACGGCGCGGTCGTAAGCACAGCGCATCGCTTGGCCGGCGAAGTCGTCGCGTCGCTTCAGAGCTGGCTCGCCGAGCCTCGCATGCAGACCACGGAGTTCGTCGTCGTGACCCGTGGCGCGGTGGCCGCGGCGCCGGACGATCGGGTCGACGGGCTTGCGGCGTCGACGGTGTGGGGCCTTCTGCGCAGCGCGCGCATGGAGCACCCGGGCCGGACGATCCGCGTGGTGGACGCGGGCATCGAAGACCTGGAGTCGCAAGCGTCGCTCTTGCGTCGAGCCATCGCGGCGCACGCCGAACCCGAGCTGGCCCTGCGAGCGCATCGCGCGCACGCGCCTCGGGTGCGCGCGCTGGCCGACGGCGTCGAAGGCATCGCGCCCGTACGCTGGGCGGGCCTCGATCCGAACGGGACGGTGTTGATCACGGGAGGCACCGGCGAGCTCGGGCGCGAAGTGGCCCATCACGCGGTGACCGCCTATGGCGCGCGCCACGTGGTGCTGACCTCGCGCCGCGGGGGCGATGCGCCGGACGCGGGTGGGCTGGCGGAGGCGTTGCGCCTGGCGGGCGCGGAATCCGTCCAGAACGTTGCCTGCGATATGGGCGACGCGGCGGCCGTGGCGAACTTGGTCGCGGCGCTCGAAGCCGAGCGACCGCTGACGGCGGTGTTTCACCTGGCCGGCTTGCTGGACGACGGCGTCTTGACGCATCTCACGCCCGAACGACTCGAGCGCGTGCTGCAACCGAAGGTGGACGGCGCCTGGCATCTGCACGAGGCGACGAAAGGCGCATCGCTCTCGGCCTTCGTGCTCTTCTCGTCCGCGGCGGGAACGCTGGGGAGCGCGGGGCAGGGGAACTACGCCGCCGCGAACGTGTTCCTCGACGCCTTCGCGAGCTTTCTGCGGGCTCGCGGTGTACCCGCCAAGAGCCTCGCCTGGGGGTTGTGGGAGCAGGGCGGCTTGGGAATGACGGCGCACCTGGCCGCAGCCGATCTGGCGCGCATGAAACGCGAAGGGATGCTGCCCATGCCGGTATCGCACGGCCTGCGGCTGCTGGACCGGGCGCTCGATCGCACGGAGGCGACGTTGATCCCCGCGAAGCTCGATCTCGCGGCGATGCAGCGCGCGGCGACCAAGGCGCGGCACGTGCCCAGCGAGGCGTCGGTGTTGCGCGCGCGGCTCGTGGCGCTATCCGCGGCGGAGCGCAGGACAGCGTTGATCGAAATCGTGCGCACGGAGGTTGCGCTGGCGTTGCAGCTTCCTTCCCCCGCGGGGATCCTTCTCGACAAGCCGCTCAAGGACTGGGGCCTCGACTCCCTCATGTCCGTCGAATTGCGAAATCGCCTCGGCGCACGCATCGGGAGCACGCTGCCGGCGACGCTCGCATTCGACTACCCGACGCCCAGAGCCATTGCGGCGCATCTGGAGGCCCTGCTGGACATCCCCGCCACAAAGGTTCGCGCGGTCGAAACTCCGCGCGCCTCCAAGGCCGTCGCCACCATCGACCCCATTTCGGTGCAGCACATCGACGACGACGCACTGCTGAAGCTCGCCTTCGAATCGACTGGAGAACCACAATGA